One Styela clava chromosome 4, kaStyClav1.hap1.2, whole genome shotgun sequence genomic window, gttatcaagaaatatccaaaattgtgatagtaattctattttaaatctggactgtaaagtagaatcacaatttcaatcaagttttttctttttcatcgggtacatcatattaatccctctgcagaTTATAgacgcctcaaacgaaatgaatttacattacaaggTCGTCGGtggtaacttggcaccaggctcgAAACCCTATCGTGCAtgctcaaaatactggaaaagatctctcCGGCCCATGCTTTtcgcgcgtctcgtgaccacctgcagggttGCAACAGGTTCATATCTTattggaatattatactgttcttggctgttttctggtttaaacaaagaaatatacTCACATCACGTTTCatatggatggtcatattaatcaggaaaagcatgcagaactgAAAAATCACGCGCGCTGATTTTGAGGTTTCTAAATCTTGCGAGATTAGATGGAGAGAaatcgcgatgaatcggaggcgaaaaagcgaaaagtgtcattactcggcgccaagttgtcgcgaaagacgtcgtaatatgacggcggaagagaaattgcgtaataaaccaacgcaacctagTCTCcagtaaagcgattgagacggcataaaaacaacgaaatttctcgcgaACCGACAAAAAAGTTTCGCGGActggcggttgggaaccacctTCTGaagtatataaatattatatgacTTCTATACCCCCACATGCAATTTACGCGATTTTTCCCCATCTAGGCTAGATTTTATTAAATCGTAACGTTTGTTCAAAcaacatatttcaaaataattaactCCATTTTTCCAAACGACTTGGgcgataattttgtttttagcaaGATCTATAGATTCTAGGGCATCTAATTCTTAATGAAGTAACactgtgaaatttttttgaactcTTTTATACAGAAATATCCAATTGAAGTCTTTTTCACTTTAGACAAACATATATGTAGCGACCCTGCACATACCCACATACAATGGCTATATTTATAACTGTCAGGCATGGCGaaaatataagtaatattttCAATCCTGATTGTTATATCGTTAACTTCATAGCCTGCATCAGAAAGAAATGCGGAATTCAGGAAGATATGATAGTGGACCTCACCGATGAACAAGGTATTCTTTTTAAAATTACGCGTGACtattattacaaatatatatttatatatcactGCCCGAACTCTATCACATCACATATTTGTTATAGGGCTGCTGATTGACGTTTTATCAAGGCATGGATTTGATCGTGCATCAAATTACGTATCTCCGTTTGGCACTTACATTCTTGTCGAAAAAGTTCCGGTAAACTTGGGCATGAGTCGAGTGGTGAGAGGATTGCCTTCAGTTCCCGACACACTTTTTGAAGCAGAGGTTAAAGAAAGAAAGACTAAGAATATTCGGATAATAAAGACTGATTTTCAATACCAATACGTTCCTCTGCTAAAATGTATTTCAGATGAGTATCCCGAATATAGTATACACGTTGACGTCGAGAACAAGCCTACGATGCGCAAAAAAGGTGAGATTTTCGAATTTGGTCTTCGAGTGTTTCATCAGAATAATTCTTTGATTTGAACTGGTTGAGAAAAACAATTCATACGCAGCGCTCTCAAGCCAGATTATTTTCCAGATGCTTCAACAGGTCGTCGATGGTCTGGTGCCAGCGCCACCTCAAGACAACAGAGGAGACCTCTCGCTTCAAACAGTGGACGAAGAACCAGTAGATCCAACAGCAGAAGACCCCTTAAGTAACCTGTGCAGTTTCAGCCTATCAAAACGAAACACTGTCGGTTTAAAAGTCGGATATTCTTAATAATGGGATCCCCTACtgagatttttgaaaaatatatatatacgtcaaTATTGTATCCCTAACCGTATAATGGCTCAATGAgcatgtatatatgctcattgaatGGCTTGACTatggacctttgaccctcggaaaattctccctatactttacctTTGCAAAATTGTCAgagctattttaagagtgcttttgcaaGTAGGCGCTTGTAAAATGCAGTATGAGggtcaaaccatcattatgattcatcgcatacaacaatctgttttttaaaagtaccggtaaagaatttcaggctagtctatcacagctatttctacactaatttttattactgcaattaaattaaaactccaagaaagacagagtgatcattgaattatctgatttttatttccCAAAAGTTTAAgttcccaaaacacaactgaaaactaacgaatagagttcaaaaacgcgaaaacgaggcaatgtttacaatcacgcttgaaaatctgtctgagtgagaaaagtgtctgagcggatgcgaaaagggggcattgttacgtcacgaggtaaacaaggaagtcgatgctcggggaaaggtccattgcagTGGCTTATTTGACAAATCCTTGAAGGTATCCTTGGAGATATTCTTCATCCTATTTCAATTAAACTTGTCCTATTCGCGGCCCATAAAAGTGCAAGGAATTGGTAAACAgtttaatacaaaacaaacactttcattgtggaaacacattgatcagtatttgtcatctATCGAACTGAAACAAGCAAACCAccaaaaacttactaaaacctgcaaaagtctttcggtgctcccgaagtatgcgaaccaagatggcggacatcggaacttaacatgggtaacaggttagggttaggcgataattttttttccaattttccttattttagtcctattatcagttcgaagactagccaaaagcctaccgtagtatttatacctaaaattatggcctaaccctaacctagtacacatattacattctgatgtccgccatcttggttcgcatacttcgggagccccagtctttctatatatatatttacttttagTGTCAGCTTTCAAACGGACAAAGTGATTCCGCAAATCGAGGGTAATTACTAATATGAGCAGCATTTTTGTAAttctgtttaggctggttgcagaAAAAAAACACCCAACAATAATTATATTGTTAGaccatgacattaatatttagttatcaggcagaGGCAGCATAATCAACCTAAGCTTATAGAATCCGCACTCAATTTCAAGTTCTCTACGACACCAAAATTGCTAGCATATATTCTCGATCAAAacgatagaaagccagataacatcAAGACTGCCAAgaacatcattcaacttcgctagttgccccAGCCTGCCATAACA contains:
- the LOC144422094 gene encoding uncharacterized protein LOC144422094 yields the protein MAIFITVRHGENISNIFNPDCYIVNFIACIRKKCGIQEDMIVDLTDEQGLLIDVLSRHGFDRASNYVSPFGTYILVEKVPVNLGMSRVVRGLPSVPDTLFEAEVKERKTKNIRIIKTDFQYQYVPLLKCISDEYPEYSIHVDVENKPTMRKKDASTGRRWSGASATSRQQRRPLASNSGRRTSRSNSRRPLK